One part of the Salinivirga cyanobacteriivorans genome encodes these proteins:
- a CDS encoding [Fe-Fe] hydrogenase large subunit C-terminal domain-containing protein, which yields MEAHFFHHALKINQDVCYGCTHCMTVCPTEAIRVKDGKAFIYEHKCIDCGMCMKACPVNAIQVEQDDFNNIFKYKHRVALYPSVLTGQFPSKYYASQITAVMLDLGFTHAFEVEHGADFLKKEVPKYQLESEYRPVISSFCPAIIRLIQVKFPSLANNVMQLKPPVDLAAQFYRKHLTDQGIADEDIGIFYITPCAAKIAAIKSPVGEPDSRINGVINMDFIFNRIFRALKQGKGSHRELPDKPTMSPEALKWSLTNGEAAHAKGRSIAIDGVHNAMDFLEQLEDEEISNIDFIEIRACDESCAGGILNTNNRFLTVERLKIRAARYEEDKDKTSERNPVLDQKTYMKANSRIGAVKPRSMLKLDEDMARALVKMEKTRRLMCFLPGIDCGACGAPTCQALAEDIVQHKAALSDCIFMQAHMQTHGKMSRATAYKKIETIWGENRLQKNCKKKGAEDESI from the coding sequence ATGGAAGCACATTTTTTTCATCATGCACTCAAAATAAATCAGGATGTTTGCTACGGCTGCACACATTGCATGACGGTTTGTCCCACAGAGGCCATTCGTGTTAAAGACGGCAAAGCATTCATATACGAACACAAATGCATTGATTGTGGAATGTGCATGAAAGCCTGCCCGGTCAATGCCATACAGGTGGAACAAGACGATTTCAACAATATATTTAAATACAAACACCGCGTGGCACTTTACCCAAGTGTACTTACCGGTCAGTTTCCTTCTAAATATTACGCTTCGCAAATTACAGCAGTAATGCTCGATTTAGGTTTCACCCACGCATTTGAGGTTGAGCATGGTGCTGATTTTTTGAAAAAAGAAGTTCCGAAATATCAATTGGAAAGTGAATACAGGCCTGTAATATCGTCCTTTTGCCCGGCAATAATAAGGCTTATACAGGTAAAATTCCCATCGTTGGCAAACAATGTAATGCAGTTGAAGCCACCGGTTGATTTGGCTGCACAATTTTATCGCAAACACTTAACCGATCAGGGGATTGCAGACGAAGACATTGGTATATTTTACATCACTCCCTGTGCTGCAAAAATTGCAGCCATTAAGAGCCCGGTTGGAGAACCTGACTCACGCATTAATGGTGTAATTAACATGGATTTCATTTTCAATCGCATTTTCAGGGCGCTCAAACAGGGAAAAGGCAGTCACCGTGAATTACCCGACAAGCCCACTATGAGTCCGGAAGCATTGAAGTGGAGTCTGACCAACGGAGAAGCAGCACATGCCAAAGGCCGAAGCATAGCCATAGATGGCGTTCACAATGCCATGGACTTCCTGGAGCAACTCGAAGATGAAGAAATATCGAACATAGACTTTATTGAAATCAGGGCATGCGATGAAAGTTGTGCAGGAGGTATACTGAATACAAACAACCGCTTCCTTACAGTAGAGCGGCTTAAAATAAGGGCAGCACGTTACGAGGAAGACAAAGATAAAACAAGTGAGCGAAATCCGGTGCTGGATCAAAAAACTTACATGAAAGCAAACAGCCGCATTGGAGCTGTAAAACCCCGGTCAATGCTTAAGCTTGACGAAGACATGGCACGCGCACTGGTTAAAATGGAAAAAACACGTCGTTTGATGTGTTTCCTACCGGGAATTGATTGCGGCGCATGTGGCGCACCAACATGTCAGGCACTTGCTGAAGACATTGTGCAACACAAAGCCGCATTGAGCGACTGTATTTTTATGCAAGCGCATATGCAAACCCACGGTAAAATGTCAAGAGCAACAGCCTATAAAAAAATTGAAACCATATGGGGCGAAAATCGCCTGCAAAAAAATTGTAAAAAGAAAGGAGCTGAAGATGAAAGTATCTGA
- a CDS encoding DRTGG domain-containing protein, producing MKVSEIVEKLDLKVFAGSNNLDREISGGYVSDLLSDVMGFSGEGNVWITLQTHKNVMAIASLKEHAAVIIVKGFQPDEETIKHANEEGIPLLGSHEPTFELTGKVFNMIKS from the coding sequence ATGAAAGTATCTGAAATAGTTGAAAAACTGGATCTAAAAGTTTTTGCCGGATCCAATAACCTGGATAGAGAAATATCGGGTGGTTACGTAAGCGACTTACTAAGCGATGTAATGGGTTTTTCAGGTGAAGGTAATGTATGGATAACCTTACAAACACACAAAAATGTAATGGCTATAGCCTCGCTCAAGGAGCATGCTGCAGTTATAATTGTAAAAGGTTTTCAACCTGACGAGGAAACCATTAAACATGCCAATGAAGAAGGAATTCCACTGTTGGGTTCGCATGAACCCACCTTTGAGCTTACGGGTAAAGTTTTTAACATGATCAAATCATAA
- a CDS encoding PHP domain-containing protein: MQSFKADLHTHTVLSPCGSLEMSPARIIEKAVKEGIDLLGITDHNSTLMCRVVAEVAAEQNISILPGAEINTKEEVHCLTFFQDWKTLETFQQYLDQHLIHIPNDPNRFGYQVVVDRNEQILQEVDSLLIASLDQSLDEAAKVVHSLGGIFIPAHVDRPNNSITSQLGFIPENLDADALEISKFTTLNEIKKLQPNVDAFSIIQSSDAHFIDNIGDISCCFHMESPDFEEVKMALACKNGRKVTLL, encoded by the coding sequence ATGCAGTCCTTCAAAGCAGATTTACATACCCACACTGTACTTTCACCATGCGGAAGTCTTGAAATGAGCCCCGCGCGCATTATCGAGAAAGCCGTTAAGGAAGGTATCGATTTATTGGGTATTACTGATCATAACAGCACATTAATGTGCCGTGTTGTGGCTGAAGTGGCTGCAGAACAAAACATTAGTATTTTACCCGGTGCAGAAATCAACACAAAAGAGGAAGTACATTGCCTTACCTTTTTTCAGGACTGGAAAACACTGGAAACTTTTCAGCAGTATCTGGACCAACATCTTATTCATATTCCCAATGATCCGAACCGGTTTGGATACCAGGTAGTTGTTGATCGCAATGAACAAATCCTGCAGGAAGTAGACAGTTTGCTAATTGCAAGCCTTGATCAAAGCCTTGATGAGGCTGCAAAGGTTGTACATAGTTTAGGAGGCATATTTATTCCAGCCCATGTTGACAGACCAAATAATAGTATTACTTCACAATTGGGATTTATACCTGAAAACCTTGATGCTGATGCACTGGAAATATCAAAATTCACAACCCTAAATGAAATAAAAAAACTACAACCCAATGTAGATGCTTTCAGCATAATTCAAAGCTCCGATGCACATTTCATTGACAATATTGGCGATATATCGTGTTGTTTTCACATGGAATCGCCAGACTTTGAAGAGGTAAAAATGGCCCTGGCCTGTAAAAACGGACGTAAAGTAACGCTGTTATGA
- a CDS encoding ATP-binding protein, which yields MKDLSQHILDIANNSIRAGATLIQISITEEPEKDLYTLIIEDNGSGIPKDKIEQVCDPFYTSRTTRKVGLGIPLLKLNAERTGGWFSLTSEEGKGTTVKAVFKHKSVDRPAIGDISGTLSIVAATDPKIDLVYIHTNQSNEYIFDSRTIKTELGDILLSNPKIMRFIDEMISENLESINYTK from the coding sequence ATGAAAGATTTATCGCAACACATACTCGATATAGCCAACAATTCAATAAGGGCAGGCGCCACACTAATACAGATCAGTATTACAGAGGAACCGGAAAAAGACCTTTACACCCTTATTATAGAAGATAACGGAAGTGGTATTCCAAAAGACAAAATTGAACAGGTTTGCGACCCGTTTTATACCAGCAGAACAACGAGAAAAGTAGGTCTAGGTATTCCTTTACTAAAACTCAATGCCGAACGCACTGGCGGCTGGTTTTCACTGACTTCAGAAGAAGGTAAAGGCACCACAGTTAAAGCTGTTTTCAAACATAAAAGCGTGGACAGGCCCGCCATTGGCGATATTTCGGGCACTCTAAGTATTGTTGCGGCAACAGACCCGAAAATTGACCTTGTATACATACATACCAATCAATCAAATGAATATATCTTTGACAGCAGAACAATAAAAACAGAATTAGGCGACATATTACTGTCCAATCCAAAAATAATGAGATTTATAGACGAAATGATCTCAGAGAACTTAGAATCAATAAATTATACCAAATAA
- a CDS encoding (2Fe-2S) ferredoxin domain-containing protein, producing the protein MAKVKSLADLRKMKEELQSKVHLREKADNPESLVQVKVGMGTSGIASGAKEVFNYLVDELEKRNIEAIVTQTGDMGYSYAEPTIEVTMPGSEPVVYGYVDVKKADEIIEKHIKHGQWVDGIIPANYRTIEDNK; encoded by the coding sequence ATGGCAAAAGTTAAATCATTAGCTGACTTGCGTAAGATGAAAGAAGAACTTCAATCAAAAGTTCATCTTCGCGAAAAGGCTGACAACCCCGAATCACTGGTACAGGTAAAAGTAGGAATGGGTACATCAGGCATTGCATCTGGTGCCAAAGAAGTATTCAATTACCTGGTTGACGAACTTGAAAAGCGCAATATTGAAGCCATCGTTACCCAAACCGGCGATATGGGTTACAGCTATGCAGAACCAACAATTGAGGTTACTATGCCTGGCAGCGAGCCAGTTGTTTACGGATATGTAGACGTTAAAAAAGCCGATGAAATTATCGAAAAACACATTAAACATGGTCAATGGGTAGATGGAATTATACCGGCCAACTACAGAACCATTGAAGATAATAAATAA
- a CDS encoding NADH-quinone oxidoreductase subunit NuoF gives MANYNIQLLICGGTGCRASSSNLIIDELKNQLDANNLAEQVQVVETGCFGFCEKGPIVKVSPDNTFYTQVKPEDAKEIIEEHVIKGRKVERLLYTDPETKKHISDSKNMEFYKKQVRIALRNCGFLDPENIEEYIGRNGYEALGKCLAELKPENVIEEVKASGLRGRGGGGFPTGLKWQFAAQNDADQKYVVCNADEGDPGAFMDRSILEGDPHSVLEAMAICGYATNASKGLIYIRAEYPLAIKRLIIAINQAREYGLLGEKILGTDFNFDIELRYGAGAFVCGEETALIHSMEGERGEPTVKPPFPAESGYWGKPTNVNNVETFANIPAIINKGAKWFTSIGTEKSPGTKVFALAGKINNVGLIEVPMGTTLREVIFEIGGGIQHGKKFKAVQTGGPSGGCLTEKHLDTPIDFDTLTAAGSMMGSGGMIVMDEDDCMVAVSKFYLDFTVEESCGKCAPCRVGNKRLYEVLDKITQGKGTEEDLELLDNMSRVIKDTALCGLGQTSPNPVLSTLENFRNEYEEHVKDHKCRAGACKDLMQYVIEAENCVGCTACARVCPVGAITGERKEVHHIDQALCIKCGACIEKCKFNAIFIQ, from the coding sequence ATGGCAAATTATAACATACAATTGCTGATTTGTGGCGGAACCGGATGTCGCGCCTCATCGAGCAACCTGATCATTGATGAATTAAAGAACCAACTGGATGCCAACAACCTGGCGGAACAGGTACAGGTAGTTGAAACCGGGTGTTTTGGTTTTTGCGAAAAAGGCCCCATTGTAAAGGTATCGCCCGATAACACATTCTATACTCAGGTTAAACCTGAAGATGCCAAAGAAATAATAGAAGAGCATGTAATAAAAGGTCGTAAAGTAGAGCGTTTGCTTTATACCGATCCGGAAACGAAAAAACACATCAGCGACTCCAAAAACATGGAGTTTTATAAAAAGCAGGTGCGTATTGCATTGCGCAACTGCGGTTTTCTCGATCCTGAAAATATCGAGGAATATATTGGCCGTAACGGCTACGAAGCATTGGGTAAATGCCTGGCAGAGCTGAAGCCGGAAAATGTAATCGAAGAGGTTAAAGCCTCTGGCCTTCGAGGTCGTGGTGGCGGTGGATTCCCTACCGGATTAAAATGGCAATTTGCAGCTCAAAACGATGCTGACCAAAAATATGTTGTTTGTAATGCAGACGAAGGCGACCCTGGTGCATTTATGGACCGTTCCATCCTGGAAGGCGATCCACACAGTGTATTGGAAGCAATGGCTATTTGTGGTTATGCCACCAATGCAAGCAAAGGATTAATCTACATCAGGGCAGAGTATCCCCTGGCTATTAAACGATTAATTATTGCCATTAACCAGGCTCGCGAGTATGGTTTGCTTGGCGAAAAAATACTGGGAACCGATTTTAACTTCGATATTGAACTTCGCTATGGTGCAGGCGCATTTGTATGCGGAGAAGAAACAGCCCTGATTCACTCCATGGAAGGCGAACGCGGTGAACCTACCGTAAAACCACCTTTCCCCGCTGAATCTGGCTACTGGGGCAAACCAACCAACGTAAATAACGTTGAAACATTTGCCAACATACCAGCTATCATTAATAAAGGTGCCAAATGGTTTACTTCCATCGGTACCGAGAAATCGCCCGGAACAAAAGTATTTGCACTTGCCGGAAAAATCAATAACGTAGGACTGATTGAAGTACCTATGGGCACAACATTACGAGAAGTTATTTTTGAAATTGGCGGTGGAATACAGCACGGTAAAAAATTCAAAGCCGTACAAACAGGTGGTCCTTCAGGTGGGTGCTTAACAGAAAAACACCTCGATACACCGATCGACTTTGACACACTAACTGCTGCAGGATCCATGATGGGATCCGGAGGTATGATTGTGATGGATGAAGACGACTGTATGGTAGCTGTATCTAAATTTTACCTTGATTTTACCGTAGAGGAATCTTGTGGTAAGTGTGCACCATGCCGTGTGGGTAACAAGCGATTGTACGAAGTGCTTGATAAAATTACACAAGGTAAAGGCACCGAAGAAGACCTTGAATTGCTCGACAACATGAGTCGTGTAATTAAAGATACAGCACTTTGTGGATTGGGTCAAACATCACCTAACCCGGTACTTTCGACCCTGGAAAATTTCCGCAATGAATATGAAGAACACGTAAAAGATCACAAATGCCGTGCAGGTGCATGTAAAGACCTCATGCAGTATGTAATTGAAGCTGAAAACTGTGTAGGCTGTACAGCTTGTGCACGTGTTTGTCCGGTGGGTGCTATTACCGGCGAGCGTAAAGAGGTGCACCACATTGATCAGGCACTTTGTATAAAATGCGGTGCATGTATCGAGAAATGTAAATTTAACGCCATTTTCATTCAATAA
- a CDS encoding NADH-dependent [FeFe] hydrogenase, group A6, with protein sequence MDTIKVTIDNRQIEVPKGTTIYHAAKQLGIEIPVLCYMELEDMNIENKPGGCRICVVEVEGRHNLAPSCSTQCSDGMVVKTHTTRVLNARRTVLEFILSDHPKDCLTCAKSGHCELQDMAIKLGVRKIHNEEISEMSTYKIDYSPSIIRDLDKCIMCRRCETMCNDVQTVGTLSAINRGFESVVSPAFEMDLEKSTCTYCGQCVAVCPTGALTEVDHTTNVLRALADPNKTVVVQTAPAVRAALGEEFGLNAGTLVTGKMVSALRRLGFDKVFDTDFAADLTIMEEGTELLDRLTKHLNGDKEVKLPILTSCCPGWVNFFEMQFPDMIDIPSTARSPQQMFGAIAKTYYADKLNVKRDDLIVVSIMPCLAKKYEAQRDEFKVEDNPDVDFSLSTRELAHLIKEANMDLENMPDEDFDNPLGESTGAGVIFGATGGVIEAATRTAYELHTGKKLDKVDFEQLRGMDGIREAKVDFDGLELNIGIAHGLGNARKMLEDIRDGRSHFHAIEIMACPGGCIGGGGQPLHHGDSSILKKRIDAIYREDSGKKIRKSHENPMIKELYENFLGAPMSEKAHKLLHTHYSDRRPKVKLKEE encoded by the coding sequence ATGGATACTATAAAAGTCACAATAGATAACAGACAAATAGAGGTTCCCAAAGGGACCACAATCTATCATGCTGCCAAACAGCTAGGTATCGAAATCCCGGTACTTTGCTACATGGAGCTGGAAGATATGAACATAGAGAACAAGCCCGGCGGCTGCCGCATATGTGTGGTAGAAGTTGAAGGACGTCACAACCTGGCTCCCTCCTGCTCTACCCAGTGCAGCGACGGTATGGTGGTAAAAACCCACACTACCCGCGTACTGAATGCACGCCGCACAGTACTTGAATTTATACTTTCCGACCACCCGAAAGACTGCCTTACCTGTGCTAAATCAGGTCATTGTGAGTTACAAGACATGGCTATTAAACTCGGTGTGCGTAAAATTCACAACGAAGAGATTTCGGAAATGTCGACTTATAAAATCGACTACTCACCATCTATAATTCGCGATCTTGATAAATGCATTATGTGCCGCCGCTGCGAAACTATGTGTAACGATGTACAAACTGTTGGTACACTTAGTGCCATCAACCGCGGTTTCGAATCAGTTGTGTCACCAGCATTTGAAATGGATCTTGAGAAATCGACCTGTACTTATTGCGGACAGTGTGTGGCCGTTTGTCCTACTGGTGCGCTTACTGAAGTCGATCACACAACCAACGTACTCCGGGCTCTTGCCGATCCGAACAAAACCGTAGTGGTACAAACTGCACCTGCAGTACGTGCTGCACTGGGTGAAGAATTTGGCCTGAATGCAGGAACACTGGTAACTGGAAAAATGGTTTCAGCGCTGCGACGCCTTGGATTCGATAAAGTTTTCGATACCGACTTTGCAGCAGACCTCACCATTATGGAAGAAGGCACAGAGCTGCTCGACAGACTTACCAAACACCTCAACGGTGATAAAGAAGTAAAACTACCTATATTGACCTCTTGCTGTCCGGGATGGGTAAACTTCTTTGAAATGCAATTCCCTGACATGATCGATATACCATCGACAGCTCGCTCACCACAGCAAATGTTTGGCGCCATTGCCAAGACATATTATGCCGACAAATTGAATGTGAAGCGCGACGACCTCATTGTAGTTTCAATTATGCCTTGCCTGGCTAAAAAGTACGAGGCTCAGCGCGATGAGTTTAAGGTAGAAGACAATCCGGATGTGGATTTCTCACTTTCAACACGCGAGCTCGCTCATTTAATAAAAGAAGCCAACATGGATCTGGAAAATATGCCAGATGAGGATTTCGACAATCCACTAGGTGAATCAACCGGTGCCGGTGTAATATTTGGTGCTACAGGTGGTGTTATTGAAGCAGCTACACGTACGGCTTATGAACTACATACCGGTAAAAAACTCGACAAAGTAGACTTTGAACAGTTGCGCGGCATGGATGGTATTCGCGAAGCTAAAGTAGATTTCGACGGGCTGGAACTTAACATTGGCATTGCCCACGGATTAGGAAATGCACGTAAAATGCTTGAAGATATTCGCGATGGCAGGTCTCATTTTCATGCCATTGAGATTATGGCCTGCCCGGGCGGATGTATCGGTGGCGGAGGACAACCACTGCACCATGGCGATTCTTCAATACTGAAGAAACGTATAGATGCCATTTATCGCGAAGATTCAGGCAAAAAAATCCGTAAGTCGCATGAGAATCCAATGATTAAAGAACTTTACGAAAACTTCCTGGGTGCACCAATGAGTGAAAAAGCACACAAGTTGCTACATACACATTATAGCGACAGAAGGCCCAAAGTAAAACTGAAGGAAGAGTAA
- a CDS encoding complex I 24 kDa subunit family protein yields MSESKVALKKSDVEKLKAACKEFNNEGGELINVLHKAQSIFGYLPAEVQEIVAEELNVPLAKVYGVVTFYSFFTMIPKGRNPISICTGTACYVRGADKVLDEFKRLLKIEVGETSADGEFSLNCLRCVGACGLAPVVLVGEKTYGRVSPDEVRDILKEYDYVVD; encoded by the coding sequence ATGAGTGAATCTAAAGTAGCCCTCAAAAAATCAGACGTTGAAAAATTAAAAGCTGCCTGTAAGGAATTCAATAATGAAGGTGGTGAACTGATCAACGTACTGCATAAAGCTCAGAGTATTTTTGGCTATCTGCCGGCAGAAGTACAGGAAATTGTGGCAGAAGAACTCAACGTACCCCTGGCAAAAGTTTATGGTGTGGTAACATTTTATTCCTTCTTCACCATGATTCCAAAGGGACGCAATCCAATATCAATTTGCACCGGAACAGCATGTTATGTGCGTGGTGCCGATAAGGTATTAGACGAATTTAAGCGATTGCTTAAAATTGAAGTTGGCGAAACATCTGCCGACGGTGAGTTCTCATTGAACTGCTTGCGTTGTGTTGGCGCATGTGGTTTGGCTCCTGTTGTGCTTGTAGGCGAAAAAACCTACGGACGTGTTTCTCCAGACGAGGTAAGAGATATTCTGAAAGAATACGATTACGTAGTAGATTAA
- a CDS encoding 2'-5' RNA ligase family protein, which produces MALAVVAYPVLNRNDYRMIQDFRKENDELYYSVIEPHFTFVFPVDEVDKPKFLEEIYKKLNGVEQIDFKIRCATVNKDAILDLYHLLLVPDEGYSKIVKLHDRLYSDLLFTCLRLDIDFIPHVAIANSPDKYKIKKLADDWNKTKFIIKGKVDSLTIVDYTGNVLTNLEHIALSSRSI; this is translated from the coding sequence ATGGCACTTGCAGTAGTAGCATATCCTGTATTAAATCGTAATGATTATAGGATGATACAAGACTTTCGTAAAGAAAATGATGAATTGTATTATTCTGTAATTGAACCTCACTTCACTTTTGTTTTTCCTGTAGATGAAGTCGATAAACCAAAATTTTTAGAGGAGATTTATAAAAAACTCAATGGGGTTGAACAAATTGACTTTAAAATTAGATGTGCAACTGTAAATAAGGATGCCATTTTAGATCTTTACCATTTATTATTGGTGCCAGATGAAGGCTACAGTAAAATTGTGAAACTTCACGACAGGCTTTATAGCGATTTGCTATTTACCTGTTTAAGGTTAGATATTGATTTTATACCTCATGTTGCTATAGCCAACTCACCGGATAAGTATAAAATAAAAAAACTGGCAGACGACTGGAATAAAACAAAATTTATAATTAAGGGGAAAGTTGATTCATTGACCATCGTCGACTATACTGGTAACGTTTTAACAAATTTAGAGCATATAGCTTTAAGCTCCAGGTCGATTTAA